One window of Myripristis murdjan chromosome 8, fMyrMur1.1, whole genome shotgun sequence genomic DNA carries:
- the LOC115363696 gene encoding lithostathine-1-beta-like, with the protein MAGNALIFIFLSDRTKGSSRWVFVHERKTWSEAQSYCRQSYTDLASIRNLTENEEIRGLISDTSWIGLFRDAWKWSDGSTMSFSKWDNCHPSGGDKHCATSHLGKWRADLCSDRFYFACYSGAVVKMQVVKVRLQSASSADLEVMKDALLQQLRQRLKDQGVSDDVQLRWVTQPDGRVFHKEGKEEKDQEEQAESCGP; encoded by the exons ATGGCAGGGAATGCGTTAATCTTCATCTTCTTATCAG ATCGAACCAAAGGCTCATCGAGATGGGTTTTTGTGCATGAACGCAAGACCTGGAGCGAGGCTCAGAGCTACTGCAGGCAGAGCTACACCGACCTGGCCAGCATCAGGAACCTCACTGAGAACGAGGAGATCAGAGGTTTGATCAGTGACACCTCTTGGATCGGCCTGTTCAGAGACGCATGGAAGTGGTCAGATGGGAGCACCATGTCATTCTCTAAATGGGATAATTGTCATCCAAGTGGAGGAGATAAGCATTGTGCGACTTCACATCTGGGAAAATGGCGTGCCGATTTATGCAGTGACAGATTTTACTTTGCCTGTTACAGTG GAGCTGTCGTGAAGATGCAGGTGGTGAAAGTGCGGCTGCAGTCCGCCTCCTCAGCGGACCTGGAGGTCATGAAGGACGCCTTGTTGCAGCAG cTGCGTCAGAGACTGAAGGACCAAGGCGTGAGTGACGACGTGCAGCTCCGATGGGTGACGCAGCCTGATGGGAGGGTCTTCCAcaaggaagggaaagaggagaaggacCAGGAGGAGCAGGCGGAGAGCTGCGGCCCCTGA